In Notamacropus eugenii isolate mMacEug1 chromosome 1, mMacEug1.pri_v2, whole genome shotgun sequence, one genomic interval encodes:
- the SPOUT1 gene encoding putative methyltransferase C9orf114 homolog isoform X2: protein MIKKLEKQRAQEEAEKQKEEAEETQKQTNGRSYTLSVALPGSILNNAQSLELRTYLAGQIARACAIFCVDEIVVFDEEGEDVKSVEGEFVGIGKKGQASVQLARILQYLECPQYLRKAFFPKHQDLQFAGLLNPLDIPHHVRQEEVLEYREGIVLDRPTRPGRGSFVNCGMKKEVQIDKNLEPGLRVTVRLDQQQIPESKSLKGRVVSSQEPRTHAGLYWGYSVRLASCLSAVFAECPFKDGYDLTIGTSERGEDLASVQLPKFNHAMVVFGGLQGLEAGVEADPNLEVTDPSVLFDLYLNTCPGQGSRTIRTEEAILISLAALRSRVTEAGARPA from the exons ATGATAAAGAAGTTGGAGAAGCAGCGAGCGCAGGAAGAGGCCGAGAAGCAGAAAGAGGAGGCTGAGGAAACACAGAAGCAAACAAATG GGCGATCATACACCCTGAGTGTGGCCCTCCCTGGCTCCATCCTCAACAATGCCCAGTCTCTGGAGCTTCGAACCTATCTGGCTGGCCAAATTGCCCGAGCCTGTGCCATCTTCTGTGTGGATGAAATTGTGGTGTTTGATGAAGAGGGTGAAGACGTCAA GAGCGTTGAGGGGGAATTTGTTGGCATTGGCAAGAAAGGACAGGCCTCGGTGCAGCTGGCTCGAATTCTCCAGTACTTGGAGTGCCCACA GTACTTGAGAAAAGCCTTCTTCCCCAAACACCAAGATCTGCAGTTCGCAG gGCTGCTGAATCCCTTGGACATTCCTCACCACGTTCGGCAGGAGGAAGTTTTGGAGTACCGGGAAGGGATTGTGTTAGACAGGCCTACTCGGCCTGGACGAGGTTCCTTCGTCAACTGTGGCATGAAAAAG GAGGTGCAGATAGACAAGAATCTGGAACCTGGTTTGAGAGTCACTGTGCGTTTGGACCAGCAGCAGATCCCAG AAAGCAAGAGCCTCAAGGGACGAGTTGTATCAAGCCAGGAGCCCCGAACACATGCTGGTCTCTACTGGGGCTACAGTGTCCGCCTGGCCTCTTGTCTCA GTGCAGTGTTTGCTGAGTGTCCCTTTAAGGATGGTTATGACCTGACCATTGGAACCTCAGAGCGAGGGGAGGATCTGGCCTCAGTCCAGCTGCCCAAATTCAA CCATGCCATGGTGGTGTTTGGGGGCCTCCAGGGGTTAGAGGCTGGTGTTGAGGCTGATCCCAACCTCGAGGTCACGGATCCCAGCGTCCTCTTTGACCTCTATCTCAACACCTGTCCAGGACAGGGCAGCCGCACCATTCGGACCGAG GAAGCCATCCTCATCTCCTTGGCCGCCCTGCGGTCTCGTGTCACCGAGGCCGGGGCCCGGCCAGCCTGA
- the SPOUT1 gene encoding putative methyltransferase C9orf114 homolog isoform X1: MAELVGKRPRAQGEVRKIEWRKLKKERKEEKKKWRELKMIKKLEKQRAQEEAEKQKEEAEETQKQTNGRSYTLSVALPGSILNNAQSLELRTYLAGQIARACAIFCVDEIVVFDEEGEDVKSVEGEFVGIGKKGQASVQLARILQYLECPQYLRKAFFPKHQDLQFAGLLNPLDIPHHVRQEEVLEYREGIVLDRPTRPGRGSFVNCGMKKEVQIDKNLEPGLRVTVRLDQQQIPESKSLKGRVVSSQEPRTHAGLYWGYSVRLASCLSAVFAECPFKDGYDLTIGTSERGEDLASVQLPKFNHAMVVFGGLQGLEAGVEADPNLEVTDPSVLFDLYLNTCPGQGSRTIRTEEAILISLAALRSRVTEAGARPA; this comes from the exons ATGGCGGAGCTCGTGGGGAAGCGGCCCCGGGCCCAG GGAGAAGTACGAAAAATCGAGTGGCGGAAACTGAAGAAAGAGA gaaaagaagagaagaagaaatggagagagcTAAAGATGATAAAGAAGTTGGAGAAGCAGCGAGCGCAGGAAGAGGCCGAGAAGCAGAAAGAGGAGGCTGAGGAAACACAGAAGCAAACAAATG GGCGATCATACACCCTGAGTGTGGCCCTCCCTGGCTCCATCCTCAACAATGCCCAGTCTCTGGAGCTTCGAACCTATCTGGCTGGCCAAATTGCCCGAGCCTGTGCCATCTTCTGTGTGGATGAAATTGTGGTGTTTGATGAAGAGGGTGAAGACGTCAA GAGCGTTGAGGGGGAATTTGTTGGCATTGGCAAGAAAGGACAGGCCTCGGTGCAGCTGGCTCGAATTCTCCAGTACTTGGAGTGCCCACA GTACTTGAGAAAAGCCTTCTTCCCCAAACACCAAGATCTGCAGTTCGCAG gGCTGCTGAATCCCTTGGACATTCCTCACCACGTTCGGCAGGAGGAAGTTTTGGAGTACCGGGAAGGGATTGTGTTAGACAGGCCTACTCGGCCTGGACGAGGTTCCTTCGTCAACTGTGGCATGAAAAAG GAGGTGCAGATAGACAAGAATCTGGAACCTGGTTTGAGAGTCACTGTGCGTTTGGACCAGCAGCAGATCCCAG AAAGCAAGAGCCTCAAGGGACGAGTTGTATCAAGCCAGGAGCCCCGAACACATGCTGGTCTCTACTGGGGCTACAGTGTCCGCCTGGCCTCTTGTCTCA GTGCAGTGTTTGCTGAGTGTCCCTTTAAGGATGGTTATGACCTGACCATTGGAACCTCAGAGCGAGGGGAGGATCTGGCCTCAGTCCAGCTGCCCAAATTCAA CCATGCCATGGTGGTGTTTGGGGGCCTCCAGGGGTTAGAGGCTGGTGTTGAGGCTGATCCCAACCTCGAGGTCACGGATCCCAGCGTCCTCTTTGACCTCTATCTCAACACCTGTCCAGGACAGGGCAGCCGCACCATTCGGACCGAG GAAGCCATCCTCATCTCCTTGGCCGCCCTGCGGTCTCGTGTCACCGAGGCCGGGGCCCGGCCAGCCTGA